The genomic segment AAACTCATGCGCCGTCCCACCATATCCGATCTTGCCCGCGCCTCCGGCGTCAGCGTTGCCACCGTCGACCGGGTTCTCAACGCCCGCCACCGCGTGCGGGAGGAAACGGCGCGGCGGGTTTATGACGCGGCGCAGGAGATCGGCTATCATGCCGTCGGCCTCATCCGGCAGCGCGTCTTCGAGGATCTGCCGCAATACAAGCTCGCCTTTCTGCTGCAGAAGCCGACGCAGCAGTTCTATCAGGCGTTCGCCCGCGAGATCGAAGCGGCGGCGCGGGCGGTCACGAACGCCCGCATTCAGACGCAGATCGACTTTCCCTCCGCCGCCACGCCGGCTGCGATCGTCGAGAAACTCAAAGCTCTCGGCGCGCGCAACCAGGCGGTTGCCCTGGTGGCGCCTGACTACCCGGCGGTCACGGCCGCTATCGAGGAGTTGAAAGAAAAAGGCGTCCCGGTCTTCTCGCTGCTCTCCGATTTCGCGTCGGGCGTACGCACCGGTTACATCGGCGTCAACAACCGCAAGGTCGGCCGCACCGCCGCCTGGCTGATCGCGCGGACGGCGCGCAAGCCGGGGAAGGTCGCCTGTTTCGTCGGCAGTCATCGTTTCCATGGTCATGAACTGCGGGAAATCGGCTTCCGCTCCTATTTCCGCGAAAATGCGCCCGAATTTGACGTGATCGACACACTGATCAACCTGGATACGCCCGAGATCACGCATGAGGCGACGTTGACATTGCTGCAGAAACATCCCGACCTTGTCGGGCTTTATATCTGCGGCGGCGGCATGGAAGGGGCAATCTCGGCGTTCCGCGAAGAAAGCCTTGGCGGCAAGGTGGTGCTGGTGGTCAACGAACTTACGCCCGACAGCAAGGCAGGTCTTGCCGATGACATCGTCGCCATGGCGATCGGCACTCCCCTGCCCGGGCTCTGTCAGGAATTGATGGTCCTGATGAAGGATGCGATCGAGAACAGCGAAGCCGCCATCCCCGGTCAGTCTTTCCTGCCCTTCGACATCTACCTTTCAGAGAATATCTGAGGAATGATGGGATTCTATCATTATCGCCGAAATTCTATCAGGAATGAGAGCCGGCGCTGGTGATGACGGATGGATTGCCCTGGGAATTCCGATAGAGATTCGCTCACCCATTCACGAGGAACCGCTCCGCTGATGTCGCGGAGACGAGGAGGAGAATCCGTCATGACTTCGATCCGCTTTGCGCTCAACCATATGGCCGCGCCGTCGCTCGCTATCGATGATTTCTTCGCGCTGGCAAAGTCGCTCGGCATCGATGCGGTCGAGATCCGCAACGACCTTTCCGGCAATGCCATTCTCGACGGCACCAAACCGGAAGCGATCAGAGAGGCCGCCGCCCGCCACGGGCTGACGATCATCTCGATCAACGCCCTGCAGCGTTTCAACGAATGGAATGAAGCCCGCGCTCG from the Rhizobium sp. CIAT894 genome contains:
- a CDS encoding LacI family DNA-binding transcriptional regulator, producing the protein MRRPTISDLARASGVSVATVDRVLNARHRVREETARRVYDAAQEIGYHAVGLIRQRVFEDLPQYKLAFLLQKPTQQFYQAFAREIEAAARAVTNARIQTQIDFPSAATPAAIVEKLKALGARNQAVALVAPDYPAVTAAIEELKEKGVPVFSLLSDFASGVRTGYIGVNNRKVGRTAAWLIARTARKPGKVACFVGSHRFHGHELREIGFRSYFRENAPEFDVIDTLINLDTPEITHEATLTLLQKHPDLVGLYICGGGMEGAISAFREESLGGKVVLVVNELTPDSKAGLADDIVAMAIGTPLPGLCQELMVLMKDAIENSEAAIPGQSFLPFDIYLSENI